In a single window of the Pseudomonadota bacterium genome:
- the coaBC gene encoding bifunctional phosphopantothenoylcysteine decarboxylase/phosphopantothenate--cysteine ligase CoaBC: MLKGKRILLVIAGSIAAYKTLDLIRRLREQGVAISAILTKGGAEFVTALSVGSLTGEKVYSELFSLTDEAEMGHIRLSRQAELVVVAPASADLMARMAAGMADDLATATLLATDKPVLIAPAMNVMMWRNAATAANLALLKSRGILTVGPNSGEMADGESGPGRMAEPAEILAAVESFFTASGVLKGRRALVTSGPTHEAIDPVRYIANHSSGKQGHAIAAALRRLGAETTLVTGPSMEPDPPGVSVVRITSASEMLAACEAALPAEIAVCAAAVADWRVADPPTAKIKKAAGAPPPRLELVENPDILATLATPGKRRPALVVGFAAETGDVVRLATDKRRRKGCDWIVANDVSPGTGTFGGDRNRVHLISESGAEAWPLLGKAEVARRLAERIAQHFSPVSKHEAAQ; encoded by the coding sequence ATGCTCAAAGGCAAGCGGATCCTGCTGGTCATCGCCGGCAGCATCGCCGCCTACAAGACTCTCGACCTGATCCGCCGCCTGCGAGAGCAGGGTGTCGCCATCAGCGCGATCCTGACCAAGGGCGGGGCCGAGTTCGTGACTGCGCTCTCCGTCGGCTCGCTCACCGGCGAGAAGGTCTACAGCGAGCTGTTTTCGCTGACCGACGAGGCGGAGATGGGACATATCCGGCTCTCGCGGCAAGCCGAGCTGGTGGTGGTGGCGCCGGCGAGCGCCGACCTCATGGCGCGGATGGCGGCGGGCATGGCCGATGATCTGGCGACCGCCACCTTGCTCGCGACCGACAAGCCCGTACTGATCGCGCCTGCCATGAATGTGATGATGTGGCGCAATGCGGCGACGGCGGCGAACCTGGCGCTCCTCAAGAGCCGCGGCATCCTCACCGTCGGACCCAATTCCGGCGAGATGGCCGATGGCGAGTCCGGTCCCGGGCGGATGGCGGAGCCGGCGGAGATCCTGGCGGCGGTCGAGAGCTTCTTTACCGCTTCCGGGGTGCTCAAGGGACGCCGCGCCTTGGTGACCAGCGGGCCCACTCATGAGGCGATCGATCCCGTGCGCTACATCGCCAATCACTCCTCGGGCAAGCAGGGCCATGCGATCGCGGCCGCACTCCGCCGCCTCGGCGCCGAGACCACGCTGGTGACCGGCCCGTCGATGGAGCCGGACCCGCCCGGTGTCAGCGTGGTGCGCATCACCTCGGCCAGCGAGATGCTGGCGGCTTGCGAAGCGGCGCTGCCCGCCGAGATTGCGGTCTGTGCGGCGGCGGTTGCCGATTGGCGGGTCGCCGATCCGCCGACCGCCAAGATCAAGAAGGCCGCCGGCGCGCCGCCGCCCCGGCTCGAGCTGGTGGAGAATCCGGACATCCTCGCCACGCTTGCCACGCCAGGCAAACGCCGGCCGGCGCTGGTGGTCGGATTCGCCGCCGAGACCGGCGATGTGGTGCGGCTCGCAACCGACAAGCGCCGGCGCAAGGGCTGCGATTGGATCGTCGCCAACGACGTCTCGCCCGGCACGGGCACATTTGGGGGCGATCGGAACCGGGTGCATCTCATCTCCGAATCCGGCGCCGAGGCGTGGCCGCTCCTCGGCAAAGCCGAGGTGGCGCGGCGCTTGGCCGAGCGCATCGCCCAGCATTTCTCGCCCGTGAGCAAGCATGAGGCGGCGCAATGA
- the dut gene encoding dUTP diphosphatase, translated as MSVAVPVLRLAHAAGLPLPAYATPGSAGLDLMAATDRPLAVEPGERLVVPTGIAIALPPGFEAQVRPRSGLAWEHGVTVLNAPGTVDSDYRGEIQVLLINHGAKRVTITRGQRIAQLLVAPVSRVVWQERTELGATERGPGGHGSTGSAPLPTSRTATS; from the coding sequence ATGAGTGTCGCCGTTCCCGTGCTCCGCCTCGCCCACGCCGCGGGTCTGCCGCTGCCGGCCTATGCCACGCCGGGAAGTGCGGGCCTCGACCTCATGGCCGCGACCGATCGGCCGCTCGCCGTCGAGCCGGGCGAAAGGCTGGTGGTGCCGACCGGAATCGCGATCGCGCTGCCGCCGGGGTTCGAGGCGCAGGTGCGCCCGCGCTCCGGGCTCGCCTGGGAGCATGGCGTGACCGTGCTGAACGCGCCCGGCACCGTCGATTCCGATTATCGCGGCGAGATCCAGGTTCTGCTGATCAATCACGGCGCCAAGCGCGTGACCATCACCCGCGGCCAGCGCATCGCCCAATTGCTGGTGGCCCCGGTCTCGCGGGTGGTCTGGCAGGAGCGCACCGAGCTGGGTGCGACCGAGCGCGGGCCTGGGGGTCACGGTTCGACCGGCAGCGCCCCCCTGCCGACGAGCCGCACCGCCACGAGCTGA
- a CDS encoding class I SAM-dependent methyltransferase, which translates to MAKPEPGSDNEATASFGYREVPKADKRGLVRDVFESVAGRYDLMNDLMSAGIHRLWKAALIRLLKPTPSMHLLDVAGGTGDVAQRFRQAGGGRVTVVDLTPEMLSHGRARAVDAGLLDGIDWAAGDAEALPLADRSVDAYSIAFGLRNVTEPETALGEAHRVLRPGGRLAVLEFSPAVLPGLSQVYDLYSFRVLPLLGGLVAGDAGSYRYLAESIRRFPRPEVLAEMIQRQGFAGVRWQAMTGGIAALHSGWRV; encoded by the coding sequence ATGGCGAAGCCCGAGCCCGGATCGGACAACGAAGCGACCGCCTCCTTCGGCTATCGCGAGGTGCCGAAGGCGGACAAGCGCGGCCTCGTGCGCGATGTCTTCGAGAGCGTCGCCGGGCGCTACGATCTGATGAACGACTTGATGAGCGCCGGCATCCATCGGCTGTGGAAGGCGGCCCTCATTCGCCTTCTCAAGCCCACGCCGAGCATGCATCTCCTCGACGTGGCCGGCGGCACCGGCGACGTGGCCCAGCGCTTCCGCCAGGCCGGCGGCGGCAGGGTGACGGTGGTCGATCTCACCCCGGAGATGCTGAGCCACGGTCGGGCCCGGGCCGTCGATGCCGGCCTCCTCGACGGCATCGACTGGGCGGCAGGCGATGCCGAGGCCTTGCCGCTGGCCGACCGCTCGGTCGATGCCTATTCGATCGCCTTCGGCTTGCGCAACGTGACCGAGCCCGAGACGGCGCTCGGCGAAGCCCACCGGGTGCTCCGGCCCGGCGGTCGTCTCGCGGTGCTGGAATTCAGCCCGGCGGTGCTGCCGGGCCTGAGCCAGGTCTATGATCTCTACTCCTTCCGCGTGCTGCCCCTCTTGGGCGGGCTCGTCGCCGGCGATGCCGGCTCCTATCGCTATCTGGCGGAGAGCATCCGCCGCTTCCCCCGACCGGAGGTCTTGGCCGAGATGATCCAACGCCAGGGCTTCGCCGGGGTGCGCTGGCAGGCGATGACCGGCGGCATCGCCGCCTTGCATTCGGGCTGGCGGGTGTGA
- the dnaA gene encoding chromosomal replication initiator protein DnaA, protein MIEGQGGEPVQGQWVRVRGRLRAEFGEAAFRSWLKPLTLQGLKDGTVVISVPTRFMRDWVLSHYTDRLLALWSTENTEVRGIEVIVGRLPARAAEPKPVIAAAPAYPQRPQAGDGVEPPPVERADLTAVLDPRFTFANFVVGKPNELAFHAAKRVSESDAVPFNPLFLYGGVGLGKTHLMHAIAWVISERHKARRVLYLSAEKFMYQFIRALRYKDTMAFKEQFRSVDVLMIDDVQFISGKDSTQEEFFHTFNALADQNRQIVISADKSPSDLEGLEERLRSRLGWGLVADLHPTTYELRLGILQSKAEQQNVQVPPKVLEFLAHKITSNVRELEGALTRILAHATLVGRPITLEGTQEVLHDLLRANDRRVTIEEIQKRVAEHFNIRVADMHSARRARAVARPRQVAMYLAKQLTQRSLPEIGRKFGGRDHTTVMHAVKKVEELRTADSGFAEDVDLLKRMLEN, encoded by the coding sequence ATGATCGAGGGGCAGGGCGGCGAGCCGGTGCAGGGGCAATGGGTGCGCGTGCGTGGACGGCTCCGCGCCGAGTTCGGCGAAGCGGCATTCCGCAGCTGGTTGAAGCCCCTTACGCTGCAAGGCCTGAAGGACGGAACCGTGGTCATTTCGGTGCCCACGCGCTTCATGCGCGATTGGGTGCTGAGCCACTACACCGACCGGCTCTTGGCCCTGTGGTCGACCGAGAACACCGAGGTGCGCGGCATCGAGGTGATCGTCGGCCGCCTGCCGGCGCGTGCCGCCGAACCGAAGCCGGTCATCGCTGCGGCGCCGGCTTACCCCCAGCGTCCCCAGGCGGGCGACGGCGTTGAGCCGCCGCCGGTCGAGCGCGCCGATCTGACCGCGGTCTTGGATCCGCGCTTCACCTTCGCGAATTTCGTCGTCGGCAAGCCGAACGAGCTCGCCTTCCACGCCGCCAAGCGGGTGAGCGAGTCGGACGCGGTGCCGTTCAACCCGCTCTTCCTCTATGGCGGCGTCGGTCTCGGCAAGACCCACCTCATGCATGCGATCGCCTGGGTCATCTCGGAGCGCCACAAGGCGCGCCGCGTGCTCTATCTCTCGGCCGAGAAGTTCATGTACCAGTTCATCCGCGCGCTCCGGTACAAGGACACGATGGCCTTCAAGGAGCAGTTCCGCTCCGTCGACGTGCTGATGATCGACGACGTGCAGTTCATCAGCGGCAAGGACTCAACCCAGGAAGAGTTCTTCCACACCTTCAACGCGCTCGCCGATCAGAACCGCCAGATCGTGATCTCCGCCGACAAATCGCCCTCCGATCTCGAGGGCTTGGAGGAGCGTCTGCGCTCGCGTCTCGGCTGGGGTCTGGTCGCCGACCTGCACCCCACGACCTACGAGCTCCGCCTCGGCATCCTGCAATCCAAGGCCGAGCAGCAGAACGTCCAGGTGCCGCCGAAGGTGCTGGAGTTCCTCGCCCACAAGATCACCTCCAATGTGCGCGAGCTGGAGGGCGCCCTCACCCGCATCCTCGCGCACGCGACCCTGGTCGGCAGGCCGATTACGCTCGAGGGGACGCAGGAGGTGCTGCACGATCTGCTGCGCGCCAATGACCGCCGGGTCACCATCGAAGAGATCCAGAAGCGGGTGGCCGAGCACTTCAACATCCGCGTCGCCGACATGCATTCGGCCCGCCGCGCCCGCGCCGTAGCCCGGCCGCGGCAGGTGGCGATGTATCTCGCCAAGCAGCTGACCCAGCGCTCGCTGCCGGAGATCGGCCGCAAGTTCGGCGGCCGCGACCACACCACGGTCATGCATGCGGTGAAGAAGGTCGAGGAGCTGCGCACCGCCGATTCCGGCTTCGCCGAGGACGTCGACCTCCTGAAGCGCATGCTGGAGAACTGA
- a CDS encoding HIT family protein yields MTALSEFALKFRTAELAVKSYRDWVWSLRPVHCTLGASVLSVRREAIQLSQLSPEEFAGLAEVVKDVETRLKDAFAYDKINYLMLMMVDPLVHFHVVPRYATPRRFEGMEWVDKNWGKFPDISGPTLISEQAQALLRVLG; encoded by the coding sequence ATGACTGCGCTCTCCGAATTCGCCTTGAAATTCCGCACGGCCGAGCTCGCGGTCAAATCCTATCGCGACTGGGTGTGGTCGCTGAGGCCGGTGCATTGCACGCTGGGCGCCTCGGTCTTGTCGGTCAGGCGCGAAGCAATCCAGCTCTCCCAGCTGAGCCCGGAGGAGTTCGCCGGCCTGGCCGAAGTGGTGAAGGACGTGGAAACGCGTCTCAAGGACGCGTTCGCCTACGACAAGATCAACTATCTGATGCTGATGATGGTGGACCCGCTGGTGCATTTTCACGTGGTGCCGCGCTATGCGACGCCACGGCGGTTCGAGGGAATGGAATGGGTCGACAAGAACTGGGGCAAGTTTCCCGACATCAGCGGCCCGACGCTCATCTCCGAGCAGGCGCAGGCGCTGCTGCGAGTGCTGGGGTAG
- a CDS encoding DNA polymerase III subunit beta, with product MQLIIDRAQLLKPLAHVQSVVERRTTIPILSNVLIDARDGKVSVTATDMDIDIVEAVDAEVGRAGSVTCPAHTLHDIVRKLAEGSQVELSATGESGRMILKAGRSTFTLPTLPTEEFPALSGDGLAHSFELPAGELRSLVDRTRFAISTEETRYYLNGIYLHATRSNDVSVMRAVATDGHRLARVEMPLPEGANGMPGVIVPRKAVGELRKLVDETSDAVGISLSETKIRFAFDGIVLTSKLIDGTFPDYERVIPTGNDKVLQVDCKDFAEAVDRVATISTEKSRAVKLQLSTGSLTLSASSPENGTATEEIEVKYSASPMEIGFNSRYLLDITQQIEGDVAQFTMADAASPTVVRDLADQSALYVLMPMRV from the coding sequence ATGCAGCTGATCATCGACCGCGCCCAGCTCCTGAAACCGCTTGCCCATGTGCAAAGCGTGGTCGAGCGGCGCACCACGATCCCGATCCTTTCCAACGTGCTGATCGATGCGCGGGACGGCAAGGTGAGCGTGACTGCGACCGATATGGACATCGATATCGTGGAAGCGGTCGACGCCGAAGTCGGCCGCGCCGGCTCCGTCACCTGTCCGGCGCACACCCTCCATGACATCGTGCGCAAGCTGGCCGAGGGCTCGCAGGTGGAGCTGTCGGCGACCGGCGAGTCCGGCCGCATGATCCTCAAGGCCGGCCGCTCGACCTTCACGCTGCCGACCTTGCCGACGGAAGAATTTCCCGCCCTCTCGGGCGACGGCCTGGCGCACAGCTTCGAGCTGCCGGCGGGCGAGCTCAGATCCTTGGTCGACCGCACCCGCTTCGCGATTTCGACCGAGGAGACCCGCTACTATCTGAACGGCATCTACCTGCATGCCACGCGCTCGAACGACGTCTCCGTCATGCGCGCGGTAGCGACCGACGGCCATCGCCTGGCCCGGGTCGAGATGCCGCTCCCCGAAGGCGCCAATGGCATGCCCGGCGTGATCGTGCCCCGCAAGGCGGTGGGCGAGCTCCGCAAGCTCGTCGACGAGACCAGCGATGCCGTCGGCATCTCCTTGTCGGAGACCAAGATCCGCTTCGCCTTCGACGGCATCGTGCTGACATCCAAGCTGATCGACGGCACCTTCCCCGATTATGAGCGGGTGATCCCGACCGGCAACGACAAGGTCCTGCAGGTGGACTGCAAGGACTTCGCCGAGGCGGTCGACCGCGTGGCGACGATCTCGACCGAGAAGAGCCGGGCGGTGAAGCTGCAGCTCTCCACCGGCTCGCTGACGCTCTCGGCCTCCAGCCCCGAGAACGGCACCGCGACCGAGGAGATCGAGGTGAAGTACAGCGCCTCGCCCATGGAGATCGGCTTCAACTCCCGCTATCTCCTCGACATCACCCAACAGATCGAAGGCGACGTGGCGCAGTTCACCATGGCCGATGCCGCCTCACCCACCGTGGTGCGCGACCTCGCCGACCAGAGCGCGCTTTACGTCCTCATGCCGATGCGGGTGTGA
- the mutM gene encoding bifunctional DNA-formamidopyrimidine glycosylase/DNA-(apurinic or apyrimidinic site) lyase, giving the protein MPELPEVETVCRGLAAVLLGHVLVKVEVRRPDLRWPLPPDLAQRLTGRRVTSLRRRAKYILMGFDDQSVLIAHLGMSGRMLVTSGLPNRLDPHDHVTFADDSGHVVRFNDARRFGMLDLTDEANLGRHKLLAGLGPEPLDASFDGPSLAKRLQGKAAPIKAALLDQRVVAGLGNIYVSEALFHAGISPLRKAGTVSGARAQKLTEAIKSVLAEAIEAGGSSLRDHRRPDGELGYFQHRFAVYDREGEPCPDCNCRVGVRRIVQSGRSTFYCGKRQR; this is encoded by the coding sequence GTGCCTGAGCTTCCCGAAGTCGAAACCGTCTGCCGGGGACTGGCGGCCGTGCTGCTCGGCCATGTTCTGGTCAAGGTCGAGGTCCGCCGGCCCGATCTGCGCTGGCCCTTGCCGCCCGATCTCGCCCAAAGGCTGACCGGGCGCCGGGTGACCTCGCTGCGACGCCGCGCCAAATATATCCTCATGGGGTTCGACGATCAGAGCGTGCTCATCGCCCATCTCGGCATGTCGGGGCGCATGCTGGTGACATCGGGATTGCCCAACCGGCTGGACCCCCATGACCATGTGACCTTCGCCGACGACAGCGGCCATGTCGTCCGCTTCAACGACGCCAGGCGGTTCGGCATGCTGGATCTGACCGACGAAGCCAATCTCGGGCGCCACAAGCTTCTCGCCGGTCTCGGACCGGAGCCGCTCGATGCCAGCTTCGATGGGCCGAGCCTCGCCAAACGCCTTCAAGGCAAGGCGGCGCCGATCAAGGCCGCCCTCCTGGACCAGCGCGTCGTGGCCGGGCTCGGCAACATCTATGTCTCCGAGGCGCTCTTTCACGCCGGCATCTCGCCCTTGCGCAAGGCGGGAACCGTCTCGGGCGCACGCGCCCAGAAACTGACGGAGGCGATCAAGTCGGTGCTGGCCGAGGCGATCGAGGCCGGCGGCTCCAGCTTGCGCGACCACCGCCGGCCGGATGGCGAGCTCGGTTATTTCCAGCATCGCTTCGCGGTCTACGACCGCGAGGGCGAGCCCTGCCCCGACTGCAATTGCCGGGTCGGCGTCAGACGGATCGTGCAGTCCGGTCGCTCGACCTTCTATTGCGGCAAGCGGCAGCGCTGA
- the ubiB gene encoding 2-polyprenylphenol 6-hydroxylase codes for MLRALRHALRLVSIARTLARHDALFVLELVPVAPALTALAGLMRREASGRPGERLAAALTDLGPSFIKLGQLLATRADLIGEEMAADLSLLQDRLAPFPGIEAGKTVESELGKPIGELFQSFEAAAVAAASIAQVHLAVTCAGKPVAVKVLRPGIEAAFRRDTELFRWVAERIEASLPALRRLRPQAVVETFTETVRVEMDLRLEAAAASELAENFAGDPDFRVPKVDWERTARRVLTLERVEGIRIDDVPALIAAGQDIDAVLAKSAAAFFRQVFRDGFFHADMHPGNMFVAADGSLAPVDFGIMGRLDVATRRYLADMLIGFLARDYRRVAEVHFQAGYVPAHKSVDAFMQACRSIGEPVLGKPLNEISVGRLLAQLFQVTETFEMETQPQLLLLQKTMVVSEGVGRTLNPRVNMWQLAQPLIEAWVREHRGPEARIGEAMGSVALTIERLPSLVRDTERAVSAISGGVKLHPDTMQALAGALRAGQSGSWPLWLAILALALIVGIYFLR; via the coding sequence ATGCTCCGCGCCCTTCGCCACGCGCTCCGGCTGGTATCGATCGCGCGCACGCTCGCCCGCCACGACGCGCTTTTTGTCCTCGAGCTGGTGCCGGTCGCCCCGGCGCTGACGGCGCTGGCTGGGCTCATGCGGCGAGAGGCGTCGGGACGTCCTGGCGAGCGATTGGCCGCGGCGCTCACCGATTTGGGGCCGAGCTTCATCAAGCTCGGACAGTTGCTCGCCACCCGGGCCGATCTCATCGGCGAGGAGATGGCCGCCGATTTGAGCCTCCTCCAGGACCGATTGGCGCCGTTTCCCGGCATCGAGGCCGGAAAGACCGTCGAGAGCGAGCTCGGCAAGCCGATCGGAGAGCTGTTCCAGAGCTTCGAGGCGGCAGCGGTCGCCGCCGCCTCGATCGCCCAGGTGCATCTCGCGGTGACCTGCGCGGGCAAGCCGGTCGCGGTCAAGGTGCTGCGCCCCGGCATCGAGGCGGCGTTCCGCCGCGATACCGAGCTCTTCCGCTGGGTGGCCGAGCGCATCGAGGCGAGCCTCCCCGCCTTGCGCCGGCTCCGGCCGCAAGCGGTGGTCGAGACCTTCACCGAGACCGTGCGCGTGGAGATGGATCTGAGGCTGGAAGCGGCGGCTGCCTCGGAGCTTGCCGAGAACTTCGCCGGGGATCCGGATTTCCGCGTGCCGAAGGTGGACTGGGAGCGAACCGCGCGCCGGGTGCTCACCCTCGAGCGCGTCGAAGGCATTCGCATCGACGACGTGCCGGCGCTGATTGCCGCCGGCCAGGATATCGATGCGGTACTGGCGAAGTCGGCCGCCGCCTTCTTCCGGCAGGTCTTCCGCGACGGCTTCTTTCACGCCGACATGCATCCCGGCAACATGTTCGTCGCCGCGGACGGCAGCTTGGCGCCGGTGGATTTCGGCATCATGGGACGGCTCGATGTGGCGACACGGCGCTATCTGGCCGACATGCTCATCGGCTTCCTTGCCCGCGACTATCGACGCGTGGCCGAGGTGCATTTCCAGGCGGGCTACGTGCCGGCGCACAAATCCGTCGACGCCTTCATGCAAGCCTGCCGGTCGATCGGCGAGCCGGTGCTGGGCAAGCCGCTCAACGAGATCTCCGTCGGCCGACTCCTGGCCCAGCTCTTCCAGGTGACCGAGACCTTCGAGATGGAGACGCAGCCGCAGCTCCTCTTGCTGCAGAAGACCATGGTCGTGTCCGAGGGCGTGGGGCGCACACTCAATCCTCGAGTCAATATGTGGCAGTTGGCGCAGCCCTTGATCGAGGCATGGGTGCGTGAGCACCGCGGACCCGAGGCCAGGATCGGCGAGGCCATGGGCAGCGTTGCTCTGACGATCGAGCGGCTGCCATCTCTCGTCCGCGACACCGAACGCGCCGTCAGCGCGATCTCCGGCGGAGTCAAGCTGCACCCCGACACCATGCAGGCACTCGCCGGCGCCTTGCGCGCCGGCCAAAGCGGGTCATGGCCGCTCTGGCTGGCGATCCTGGCGCTCGCCCTTATCGTCGGCATCTACTTCCTGCGCTGA
- a CDS encoding class I SAM-dependent methyltransferase → MEPHVTEPEWRQTNRANWDERVPIHLGPRGYDLSHLRSGRGRLNAIEAAELGPVAGLSVAHLQCHFGADSLTLAQRGAYVVGLDFSPPAIAAARRLATELGLESRARFVEADVYEAIAAIGEPGSFDLVYVTWGTIGWLPDVRRWAEIVAHLLKPGGRLYFAEGHPTAAVFDDERAMADGMPGYFLPYFGGEPLVDDDPTDYADASARLTNARKYEWLHPLGAVTTALTDAGLGLLWLHEHEGVPWRMFGCLVEGPDGLYRWPDKPWLPLAYSLLAERPRSDPKAP, encoded by the coding sequence ATGGAGCCGCACGTGACCGAGCCGGAATGGCGCCAGACCAATCGCGCCAATTGGGACGAGCGGGTTCCCATCCATCTCGGGCCGCGGGGCTACGATCTTTCCCATTTGCGATCCGGGCGCGGCCGCTTGAATGCGATCGAGGCGGCCGAGCTCGGTCCCGTCGCCGGGCTCAGCGTTGCGCATCTGCAGTGCCATTTCGGCGCCGACAGCCTGACCTTGGCGCAACGCGGCGCCTATGTGGTCGGCCTCGATTTCTCCCCGCCGGCGATCGCCGCCGCGCGCCGTCTGGCCACCGAGCTCGGGCTCGAATCGCGCGCGCGCTTCGTCGAAGCCGACGTCTACGAAGCGATCGCGGCGATCGGCGAGCCCGGCTCCTTCGATCTCGTCTACGTGACCTGGGGCACCATCGGATGGCTGCCCGACGTCAGGCGCTGGGCGGAGATCGTGGCCCACCTGCTGAAGCCCGGCGGCCGCCTCTACTTCGCCGAAGGACATCCAACGGCGGCCGTCTTCGACGACGAGCGCGCGATGGCTGACGGCATGCCCGGCTATTTTCTGCCCTATTTCGGCGGTGAGCCGCTCGTCGACGACGATCCCACCGACTACGCCGATGCGAGCGCCCGGCTCACGAATGCGAGAAAATACGAGTGGCTGCACCCTTTGGGCGCAGTGACCACGGCCCTGACCGATGCCGGTCTCGGATTGCTGTGGCTGCATGAGCATGAGGGGGTTCCCTGGCGCATGTTCGGCTGCCTGGTCGAGGGCCCGGACGGGCTCTACCGATGGCCCGACAAGCCCTGGCTGCCGCTGGCCTACTCGCTCCTGGCCGAGCGCCCCCGATCCGACCCCAAGGCACCCTGA
- the rpsT gene encoding 30S ribosomal protein S20 → MANTPSAKKRVRKIARRTQINRTRISRVRSYLRKVEEAVASGDKAAAAAALKEAQPVLHGGINKGTLHRNTVARKLSRLARHINALS, encoded by the coding sequence ATGGCGAACACCCCTTCGGCAAAAAAGCGCGTGCGCAAGATTGCGCGGCGCACCCAGATCAACCGGACCCGCATCAGCCGGGTGCGCAGCTATCTGAGAAAAGTCGAGGAGGCCGTCGCCAGCGGCGACAAGGCCGCCGCGGCTGCCGCGCTCAAAGAGGCGCAGCCCGTGCTCCATGGCGGCATCAACAAGGGCACGCTTCACCGCAACACCGTTGCGCGGAAGCTCTCCCGCCTCGCCCGTCACATCAACGCGCTCTCCTAA
- the recF gene encoding DNA replication/repair protein RecF, with translation MHLAAERALVSGLAVRRLALTDFRGYESARLAVGAAPVVLSGPNGAGKTNLLEAISFLAPGRGLRRARLGEIDRIGAPLGVAWGVAATLETGSGPVEVGTGRDPAEGSERRLVRIDGKPQRGHAALAAFGAIAWLTPQMDGLFLGPASGRRRFLDRLVYGFDAEHARRLSHYEHALSERSRLLKQGQIDTTWLSALEATLASQGVAVAAARLDLLRRLNEVSAESEGAFPRAHLRVAGTVEAALEATPALEVEERLRSRFAELRRLDAETGGSAEGPQRSDLKVSFGSRNLPAEQASTGEQKALIIAITLANARLIRGHRGQPPLLLLDEVAAHLDDGRRQALYEEILALGSQAWLTGTDEGLFRHLAGAAQFIRVADARLAPLSHGGTQGQ, from the coding sequence ATCCATCTCGCCGCCGAACGCGCGCTCGTGTCCGGTCTTGCGGTTCGTCGCCTGGCCTTGACCGATTTCCGCGGCTACGAAAGCGCGCGCCTGGCGGTGGGTGCAGCACCGGTGGTGCTGTCGGGGCCGAACGGTGCCGGCAAGACCAACCTCCTGGAGGCGATCTCGTTCCTGGCGCCGGGACGGGGCTTGCGCCGCGCGCGGCTGGGGGAGATCGACCGCATCGGCGCTCCCCTCGGCGTTGCCTGGGGCGTGGCGGCGACCTTGGAGACCGGCTCGGGTCCGGTCGAGGTCGGCACCGGCCGCGATCCGGCCGAGGGATCGGAGCGCCGGCTGGTGCGCATCGACGGCAAGCCCCAGCGCGGCCATGCGGCCTTGGCCGCGTTCGGCGCCATCGCCTGGCTCACCCCGCAAATGGACGGGCTCTTCCTCGGCCCGGCGAGCGGCAGGCGGCGCTTCCTCGATCGGCTGGTCTATGGCTTCGATGCCGAGCATGCGCGCCGGCTCTCCCACTACGAGCACGCGCTCAGCGAGCGTTCGCGGCTGCTGAAGCAAGGCCAGATCGACACCACCTGGCTCTCAGCACTCGAGGCCACGCTCGCCAGCCAGGGCGTTGCCGTCGCCGCCGCCAGGCTCGATCTGCTCAGGCGCTTGAACGAGGTCTCCGCCGAGAGCGAAGGAGCCTTCCCGCGCGCCCACCTCAGAGTGGCGGGCACGGTCGAGGCGGCCCTCGAGGCCACGCCGGCGCTCGAGGTCGAGGAGCGTTTGCGCTCCCGTTTCGCCGAGCTCAGGCGCCTCGACGCCGAGACCGGCGGCTCGGCCGAAGGACCGCAGCGCAGCGACCTCAAGGTCAGCTTCGGTAGCCGCAATCTGCCGGCCGAGCAGGCCTCGACCGGCGAGCAGAAGGCGCTCATCATCGCCATCACGCTCGCCAATGCCCGGCTCATCCGCGGCCATCGCGGCCAGCCGCCGCTCCTGCTCCTGGACGAGGTCGCCGCCCATCTCGACGACGGCCGCAGACAGGCGCTCTACGAGGAGATCCTGGCCTTGGGATCCCAGGCCTGGCTCACCGGCACCGATGAGGGCCTGTTCCGGCATCTCGCCGGGGCCGCGCAATTCATCCGCGTCGCCGAT
- a CDS encoding Rrf2 family transcriptional regulator, which produces MLRPSKKLVCTIEAVLDIAYNAADRPVRAKEITRRQGVPPRFLEPVLQDLVRAGVLDSVRGPRGGYRLARERRRITLGDLCRASGAFEEASEEEMAPNGSILAEQVVRPLWADLRSELATRLESVTLDDLCQRAQSAGIPSQSGDCLDFNI; this is translated from the coding sequence ATGCTGCGCCCGTCGAAAAAGCTCGTCTGCACCATCGAGGCGGTTCTCGACATCGCCTACAACGCCGCCGATCGTCCCGTGCGCGCCAAGGAGATCACCAGGCGCCAAGGGGTGCCGCCGCGCTTTCTCGAACCCGTCCTGCAGGATCTCGTGCGGGCCGGCGTGCTCGACAGCGTGCGCGGACCCCGCGGCGGCTATCGGCTGGCCCGCGAGCGCCGGCGCATCACCCTTGGCGATCTCTGCCGGGCCAGCGGCGCCTTCGAGGAAGCGAGCGAGGAGGAGATGGCGCCGAACGGCTCGATCCTCGCCGAGCAAGTCGTGCGCCCGCTCTGGGCCGATCTTCGCTCCGAGCTCGCCACCAGGCTCGAATCCGTCACCCTCGACGATCTTTGCCAGCGGGCGCAGAGCGCCGGCATCCCGAGCCAATCCGGGGATTGCCTCGACTTCAATATTTGA